One genomic region from Oncorhynchus gorbuscha isolate QuinsamMale2020 ecotype Even-year linkage group LG13, OgorEven_v1.0, whole genome shotgun sequence encodes:
- the LOC123993468 gene encoding leptin receptor overlapping transcript-like 1 isoform X2 encodes MAGIKALISLSFGGAIGLMFLMLGCALPVYDKYWPLFLLFFYILAPIPYCISRRIVDDTDSASNACKELALFLTTGIVVSAFGLPIIFARADVIAWGACALVLTGNVVIFTTILGFFLVFGTNDDFSWQQ; translated from the exons CTCTGATCAGCCTGTCCTTTGGTGGGGCTATTGGCCTCATGTTCCTGATGCTAGGATGTGCTCTTCCAGTGTATGA TAAATACTGGCCCttgttcctcctcttcttctacaTCCTCGCCCCAATCCCTTACTGCATCTCCCGGAGAATTGTTGACGACACAGACTCGGCCAGCAACGCCTGCAAAGAGCTGGCATTATTTCTCACAACGGGCATAGTGGTTTCAGCCTTTGGCCTGCCCATCATTTTCGCAAGAGCTGATGTT ATTGCCTGGGGAGCATGTGCGCTTGTGTTAACAGGCAATGTAGTCATCTTCACAACCATTCTGGGATTCTTTTTGGTCTTCGGCACAAACGACGACTTTAGTTGGCAGCAGTG A
- the LOC123993467 gene encoding hyaluronan mediated motility receptor isoform X1, with the protein MRRFFRAHSYSDEDNSQIQYLTAKCNRLTHEKVVLERECMGARERERSLQNELEALSTQLCQQEQVNIDLMFKQDQMLGRVHHEQQRVHLVVEESFRDAPLLGLQLEQVNSELLHLQSSEVQLEGLVEELYTEDLQRAALTEDLQVQLHSKVLELEELQCGYAANTQELEELRSANQRKVQGLQRENECSLKKLQETAEQFEWLCEQQRYWMCCVKRFKDCLSEEKDSLVQQVKRLEKEVAELRKSSESTTQMLCCPLEDTVSQHCDRMPSWESGKMADLQTQVDKWRKLYEDLFSQFTPHQGGHVVDGYQKPP; encoded by the exons ATGAGGAGATTTTTCAGAGCGCATAGCTACAGCGATGAAGACAACAGTCAGATCCAGTACCTGACGGCTAAATGTAACCGCCTGACACATGAAAAAG TAGTGCTGGAGAGGGAATGCAtgggggccagggagagagagaggagcctgcAGAATGAGCTGGAGGCTCTGTCCACACAGCTCTGCCAACAGGAGCAGGTCAACATAGATTTGATGTTCAAACAGGATCAAATGCTCGGCAGGGTCCATCATGAACAG CAACGGGTGCATCTTGTGGTGGAGGAGAGCTTCAGAGATGCTCCACTGCTGGGCCTACAGCTGGAACAGGTCAACTCGGAGCTACTGCACCTGCAAAGTTCTGAGGTGCAGCTGGAAGGCCTGGTGGAAGAGCTGTACACGgaggacctgcagagagctgcATTGACAGAGGACCTTCAGGTGCAGCTGCACAG TAAGGTATTGGAGTTGGAAGAGCTTCAGTGCGGCTACGCTGCCAACACCCAGGAGCTGGAGGAGCTGCGTAGCGCCAACCAGAGGAAGGTGCAGGGACTGCAGCGGGAGAACGAGTGCAGCCTGAAGAAGCTCCAGGAGACGGCCGAGCAGTTTGAGTGGCTGTGTGAACAGCAGCGCTACTGGATGTGCTGCGTCAAGAG ATTCAAAGACTGCCTGTCAGAGGAGAAGGACTCTCTGGTGCAGCAGGTGAAACGGTTGGAGAAggaggtagcagagctgaggAAGAGCTCAGAGAGCACCACCCAGATGCTGTGCTGCCCCCTAGAGGACACAGTCAGCCAGCACTGTGACAG AATGCCCTCTTGGGAATCCGGTAAGATGGCTGACCTGCAAACCCAGGTGGACAAATGGAGAAAGCTGTATGAGGACCTCTTCAGCCAGTTCACACCCCACCAA GGGGGGCACGTTGTCGACGGATACCAAAAACCTCCTTGA
- the LOC123993467 gene encoding hyaluronan mediated motility receptor isoform X3 has protein sequence MKTKEPSKQQRVHLVVEESFRDAPLLGLQLEQVNSELLHLQSSEVQLEGLVEELYTEDLQRAALTEDLQVQLHSKVLELEELQCGYAANTQELEELRSANQRKVQGLQRENECSLKKLQETAEQFEWLCEQQRYWMCCVKRFKDCLSEEKDSLVQQVKRLEKEVAELRKSSESTTQMLCCPLEDTVSQHCDRMPSWESGKMADLQTQVDKWRKLYEDLFSQFTPHQGGHVVDGYQKPP, from the exons atgaAGACAAAGGAGccctccaaacag CAACGGGTGCATCTTGTGGTGGAGGAGAGCTTCAGAGATGCTCCACTGCTGGGCCTACAGCTGGAACAGGTCAACTCGGAGCTACTGCACCTGCAAAGTTCTGAGGTGCAGCTGGAAGGCCTGGTGGAAGAGCTGTACACGgaggacctgcagagagctgcATTGACAGAGGACCTTCAGGTGCAGCTGCACAG TAAGGTATTGGAGTTGGAAGAGCTTCAGTGCGGCTACGCTGCCAACACCCAGGAGCTGGAGGAGCTGCGTAGCGCCAACCAGAGGAAGGTGCAGGGACTGCAGCGGGAGAACGAGTGCAGCCTGAAGAAGCTCCAGGAGACGGCCGAGCAGTTTGAGTGGCTGTGTGAACAGCAGCGCTACTGGATGTGCTGCGTCAAGAG ATTCAAAGACTGCCTGTCAGAGGAGAAGGACTCTCTGGTGCAGCAGGTGAAACGGTTGGAGAAggaggtagcagagctgaggAAGAGCTCAGAGAGCACCACCCAGATGCTGTGCTGCCCCCTAGAGGACACAGTCAGCCAGCACTGTGACAG AATGCCCTCTTGGGAATCCGGTAAGATGGCTGACCTGCAAACCCAGGTGGACAAATGGAGAAAGCTGTATGAGGACCTCTTCAGCCAGTTCACACCCCACCAA GGGGGGCACGTTGTCGACGGATACCAAAAACCTCCTTGA
- the LOC123993467 gene encoding hyaluronan mediated motility receptor isoform X2 has protein sequence MRRFFRAHSYSDEDNSQIQYLTAKCNRLTHEKVLERECMGARERERSLQNELEALSTQLCQQEQVNIDLMFKQDQMLGRVHHEQQRVHLVVEESFRDAPLLGLQLEQVNSELLHLQSSEVQLEGLVEELYTEDLQRAALTEDLQVQLHSKVLELEELQCGYAANTQELEELRSANQRKVQGLQRENECSLKKLQETAEQFEWLCEQQRYWMCCVKRFKDCLSEEKDSLVQQVKRLEKEVAELRKSSESTTQMLCCPLEDTVSQHCDRMPSWESGKMADLQTQVDKWRKLYEDLFSQFTPHQGGHVVDGYQKPP, from the exons ATGAGGAGATTTTTCAGAGCGCATAGCTACAGCGATGAAGACAACAGTCAGATCCAGTACCTGACGGCTAAATGTAACCGCCTGACACATGAAAAAG TGCTGGAGAGGGAATGCAtgggggccagggagagagagaggagcctgcAGAATGAGCTGGAGGCTCTGTCCACACAGCTCTGCCAACAGGAGCAGGTCAACATAGATTTGATGTTCAAACAGGATCAAATGCTCGGCAGGGTCCATCATGAACAG CAACGGGTGCATCTTGTGGTGGAGGAGAGCTTCAGAGATGCTCCACTGCTGGGCCTACAGCTGGAACAGGTCAACTCGGAGCTACTGCACCTGCAAAGTTCTGAGGTGCAGCTGGAAGGCCTGGTGGAAGAGCTGTACACGgaggacctgcagagagctgcATTGACAGAGGACCTTCAGGTGCAGCTGCACAG TAAGGTATTGGAGTTGGAAGAGCTTCAGTGCGGCTACGCTGCCAACACCCAGGAGCTGGAGGAGCTGCGTAGCGCCAACCAGAGGAAGGTGCAGGGACTGCAGCGGGAGAACGAGTGCAGCCTGAAGAAGCTCCAGGAGACGGCCGAGCAGTTTGAGTGGCTGTGTGAACAGCAGCGCTACTGGATGTGCTGCGTCAAGAG ATTCAAAGACTGCCTGTCAGAGGAGAAGGACTCTCTGGTGCAGCAGGTGAAACGGTTGGAGAAggaggtagcagagctgaggAAGAGCTCAGAGAGCACCACCCAGATGCTGTGCTGCCCCCTAGAGGACACAGTCAGCCAGCACTGTGACAG AATGCCCTCTTGGGAATCCGGTAAGATGGCTGACCTGCAAACCCAGGTGGACAAATGGAGAAAGCTGTATGAGGACCTCTTCAGCCAGTTCACACCCCACCAA GGGGGGCACGTTGTCGACGGATACCAAAAACCTCCTTGA
- the LOC123993468 gene encoding leptin receptor overlapping transcript-like 1 isoform X1, producing the protein MAGIKALISLSFGGAIGLMFLMLGCALPVYDKYWPLFLLFFYILAPIPYCISRRIVDDTDSASNACKELALFLTTGIVVSAFGLPIIFARADVIAWGACALVLTGNVVIFTTILGFFLVFGTNDDFSWQQW; encoded by the exons CTCTGATCAGCCTGTCCTTTGGTGGGGCTATTGGCCTCATGTTCCTGATGCTAGGATGTGCTCTTCCAGTGTATGA TAAATACTGGCCCttgttcctcctcttcttctacaTCCTCGCCCCAATCCCTTACTGCATCTCCCGGAGAATTGTTGACGACACAGACTCGGCCAGCAACGCCTGCAAAGAGCTGGCATTATTTCTCACAACGGGCATAGTGGTTTCAGCCTTTGGCCTGCCCATCATTTTCGCAAGAGCTGATGTT ATTGCCTGGGGAGCATGTGCGCTTGTGTTAACAGGCAATGTAGTCATCTTCACAACCATTCTGGGATTCTTTTTGGTCTTCGGCACAAACGACGACTTTAGTTGGCAGCAGTGGTAA